The following are encoded in a window of Nocardia sp. BMG111209 genomic DNA:
- a CDS encoding type 1 glutamine amidotransferase, whose product MSESTVRIGLVLPDVMGTYGDGGNALVLRQRLRMRGHDAEIVEISLNDPVPASLDLYTLGGAEDSAQRLATRHLQRYPGLQEAAAKGVPVLAICAAIQVLGHWYETSGGERVDGVGLFDVTTSPQRVRAIGEVATTPLLPGLSQPLTGFENHRGGTKLGGDARGLARVTRGVGNGVGDGLEGVVQGSVYGTYLHGPVLARNPELADHLLARALGVDSLPPLDLPEVDRLRRERLRA is encoded by the coding sequence ATGAGCGAGTCCACGGTCCGGATCGGGCTGGTACTGCCCGATGTGATGGGCACCTACGGCGACGGCGGTAACGCGCTGGTGCTGCGGCAGCGGCTGCGGATGCGCGGCCACGACGCCGAGATCGTCGAGATCTCCTTGAACGACCCGGTTCCCGCGTCGCTGGACCTGTATACCCTGGGGGGAGCGGAGGATTCGGCCCAGCGGCTGGCCACGCGCCATCTGCAGCGGTATCCCGGCCTGCAGGAGGCCGCCGCGAAAGGCGTTCCGGTGCTGGCGATCTGCGCCGCCATCCAGGTGCTCGGCCACTGGTACGAAACCTCCGGTGGGGAGCGGGTGGACGGCGTGGGCCTGTTCGACGTCACCACCTCGCCGCAGCGGGTGCGGGCGATCGGCGAGGTGGCCACCACACCGCTGCTGCCCGGCCTCTCTCAGCCGCTCACCGGCTTCGAGAACCACCGTGGCGGAACGAAACTCGGCGGTGACGCCCGCGGCCTGGCCCGGGTGACCCGCGGCGTCGGCAACGGTGTGGGCGACGGCCTCGAGGGCGTGGTACAGGGTTCGGTGTACGGCACCTACCTGCACGGCCCCGTGCTGGCCCGCAATCCGGAACTGGCGGATCACCTGCTGGCCCGCGCGCTCGGCGTCGACTCGCTGCCGCCGCTGGACCTGCCCGAGGTCGACCGGCTCCGGCGCGAGCGCCTGCGCGCCTGA